TGCGACCCCACCACAAGTCTGTTTTGCGTGTTTTGTGCTCTCAGTGGCGGGAGCGGGTGTAAAAACAATAGGTCGGAATCGGACACCCGGAAGCCCCAATCCATTCAGTGTTTCTGCCCATTTTTCACTATCACACCAAGGCGCGCCGATGTATTCAAACGGCTTCGTCGTTCCGCGCCCTTCGCTCATATTTGTCCCTTCAAATAGACATAAACCCGGATAGAGCGTCGCCGTTGTGAGGGTCGGCATATTCGGTGATGGCGGCACCCATTGCAAACCTGTGTCGTCGTACCACATCCGACGTTCGTATTCCTGCATCGGCGCGACTTTTAACCGACACGACGGTACACGTTCTGCTTTCAGTAACATCGCCAGCTCACCGATTGTCAGACCGTAGCGCATCGGTATCGCGTGTATTCCGACAAAAGATTCAAACCCACTTGCTAATACAGCTCCTTCTACAGTCGTGCAGCCAATCGGATTTGGTCGGTCAGCGACGATAAATTCTACACCGTGGTCGCTTGCGGCTTCCATTGCATAGAGCAATGTCGAAATGTAGGTATAGTAGCGCGCCCCTACATCCTGCATATCGTAGACAAGCACATCTATCCCTTCAAGTTGTTCCGATGTCGGACGCATAGATTGTCCGTATAGACTGAAAACTTTTTTAACGATTAAATCTGGGCTGCTGCGGACGTTGTCCTTGCAGGTTTTCGGCGAGGTTAACGCGCTGTTGACGGCAACACCATCTTGTACGGAACCCCAGAATCCATGCTCTGGCGAGAAAATTGCAGAGAGTTGACAATCAGACGCTTCCGCGAGAAGTCGATAGTTGCTCCGTAAGGTAGCATCAACACCTGTGTGATTCGTAATCAATCCTATGGATTTCCCTTGAATCCAGTCGCGTTTTTCTGTGAGTAAGACGGTCAATCCTAATTTAACTTTATGGGATCGCTTTATGAAAGACATCTGTTTTCTCACGGTATATGGGGGGAGCCTTGTCCCTACACTATGGTAGGCAATCGTGACGGTTACAAATCGACTGACAACTATTAAAATATGAGACTGTGGAACATTTTCCGAAATTCGATAATGCCGCGCCGGTCAGCGTCAGGGTGCACTCGATTTGTCAACAGAATCGCTGCGAGTTTTCTCTTTAGGCAGATCCGTATTGACGTGCCTGTGAAGCCTGTGTGATAGAGACACCCATCGTCCGTTACAGCCCATCCGGTGCATCGACATTCCCCTTCTGCTGAAGCGACCTGTTGCAGGGTCTGAAGGCTCTCTGGACGTAGCAAGGCACCACCGTTATCCATCAGTGCCCTGCAAAATTTTCCGAGATCCGTTGATGTAGAAAAGAGTCCAGCATTGCCTGAAACACCCCCTAAAAAGTGGGCGTTCTCGTCGTGGACTTGCCCAATAATCACGCCTTCTCGCCAGTCGTAGCGTTCATAATTTACCATTCTGCGTTCAAAACTATTAGAATCTTCCGTTGCCGCACAATCTTCACGACAAGCCTGTGGTGGATTGAACTGTGTTGATTCCATGCCGAGTGGCGCGAAGATACGCTCCTGCGCCAATTTATCTAAGGATTCTCCGGTTACCCTTTCCAAGAGTTTCCCCAACACAATGTATCCCAAACAGCTATATACCGCCTTCTCACCCGGCTGAGATTCCAATGCGACTTCGGCGAGGTAGGGAATTACGTTCCCACGTGAAGGTGCTCGCAAATAGAGCGGTAACCAAGCAGGGAGTCCTGAGGTATGTGTCAGTAGGTGGACAAGCGTTACGTTTGTGTGTTTAAACGCTGGCAGGTATTTCGCCACCGGTGTGTTGAGGGAGAGTACACCCCTTTCAACTAACTGCATGCAAAGCGTTCCAACAACAATAGGTTTCGTCAGCGATGCTAAATCAAACAACGTTGTCTGAAGCATCGGTAAACGTTTCGGCTTCACGCATCGGAAGCCGAATGCCTTGTGGTAAAGCACTTTTTTATCCGTGAGAATGTAGGCGACAGCTCCAGGAAAAACCTTTTCTGCAATACTGTTTTCGATAAGCCTCGGAATTGATTCTTTTATCAATGGTTAATCTTTCTCCACAATAGCGAGATCTCCAATCTCATGTCAGCAATCAGGATCATTCAGTTTTCCAATAATTTACGTCCGGAAGCCCGAACTTGTTCGGGAAAAGTGTGCCTCCCCGAATAAATTCGGGCATCCAGAAACGGGAAGGCTTCAGATATGTAAACTTAACCCTTAAAACTAAATAGCCCTGTGTCAGCAATCGTTTTTAGTTGACGGATAGACTACATATATGATACACTACTTGTTATATTTTTTTAAGTATTTTTTCACTTAAGAGTTAGGTCGCAACTTGTATTGCCTTACATTGTCCAGTGCGTGTGTCTGGCAGCTCGGAGTGTGGATCATGAGTTTACCGCCAAAAGAAATTCAGGATATAGTGACAACTGAAAAGCCTTGGGGTGGTTTCATACAATATGTGCTCAATCAGCAAGTTACCGTCAAAATCTTAGAAATTCGGGCGGGTGAACAGGTGAGTTATCAGTATCATCACCATCGGAGCGAGTTGTGGATTCCACTTGATGAGGGTGCTTGCGTGAAGTTGAACGGCACGATTCAGCGTCCTGAACCTATGGAACCCGTCTTCATTCCGCAAGGTGCGAGACACCAACTCATCGGTGAATCT
This is a stretch of genomic DNA from Candidatus Poribacteria bacterium. It encodes these proteins:
- a CDS encoding DUF1343 domain-containing protein, whose translation is MSFIKRSHKVKLGLTVLLTEKRDWIQGKSIGLITNHTGVDATLRSNYRLLAEASDCQLSAIFSPEHGFWGSVQDGVAVNSALTSPKTCKDNVRSSPDLIVKKVFSLYGQSMRPTSEQLEGIDVLVYDMQDVGARYYTYISTLLYAMEAASDHGVEFIVADRPNPIGCTTVEGAVLASGFESFVGIHAIPMRYGLTIGELAMLLKAERVPSCRLKVAPMQEYERRMWYDDTGLQWVPPSPNMPTLTTATLYPGLCLFEGTNMSEGRGTTKPFEYIGAPWCDSEKWAETLNGLGLPGVRFRPIVFTPAPATESTKHAKQTCGGVAIHVTDREHFHPIETAIYMLVTLTSEYSDHFAFRTSHFDRLAGNNWLRNDLMNGKSVDEIEKKWIPALQTWVDNAKQYYTYN
- a CDS encoding serine hydrolase; protein product: MIKESIPRLIENSIAEKVFPGAVAYILTDKKVLYHKAFGFRCVKPKRLPMLQTTLFDLASLTKPIVVGTLCMQLVERGVLSLNTPVAKYLPAFKHTNVTLVHLLTHTSGLPAWLPLYLRAPSRGNVIPYLAEVALESQPGEKAVYSCLGYIVLGKLLERVTGESLDKLAQERIFAPLGMESTQFNPPQACREDCAATEDSNSFERRMVNYERYDWREGVIIGQVHDENAHFLGGVSGNAGLFSTSTDLGKFCRALMDNGGALLRPESLQTLQQVASAEGECRCTGWAVTDDGCLYHTGFTGTSIRICLKRKLAAILLTNRVHPDADRRGIIEFRKMFHSLIF
- a CDS encoding phosphomannose isomerase type II C-terminal cupin domain — protein: MSLPPKEIQDIVTTEKPWGGFIQYVLNQQVTVKILEIRAGEQVSYQYHHHRSELWIPLDEGACVKLNGTIQRPEPMEPVFIPQGARHQLIGESKDYRILEIAFGDFDEEDIVRLSDKYGRA